TTCATTTATTCTTTTCAGATTCCCCATCTTCTTTCATTCCTTTCACGTACCATGCTCACCTCAAGAGTCCTCAACAATATCATTAGCCATGTGTGCATGTATCTGCCTGCGATAGATGGTTAATGTCCAAGTCCTGAGATTCAAGGTTCAAGTTCACCGTAACGCgatatgttaatttttttatttacttatttaaaaaaaaacaatctcaTTAGTCATTAATTCCCACGTCTTTCTTCATCTAATTACTTATTTATAGTTAGTATACTCCTTATTTGTTTACATTTGTTTGAAATTTTTCTAGGCACAATATGTATATTACatcatgaattttaatttaagagattatatatatttttaaaatagtttGTCCAATAACTGAACAACCAAACTTGTAAATTACCGTATATCTACATAAAATGGAACCACATTTGTATTTTATCTTATTACTACTACGCATCTTGAAAGTAATTTGATGTTGTATATATGCCGGAATTAATGGCTAAAAAAAACTGCGACAGTAAAATGGTGATTATTTATTCGTGAATGGAATACctttataacaataattttaattttgtggcGATGGGTTCTATTTATTTCTATATTTCATGCATCTTGTCAATATTTCCTTCATGGTGTGAAAAAAATGTAACAATGACAAAATGCCAATAATTAAACCCAgagttttcttgtagtgactgattttgattcattaattattttacataataatttagagttaatgggctcaattaACACTTCTtggataagaaaaggaaaaaatatccacccaaataaaaatatggaaaaactagccttttttaatgtaaatgtacaattatacccttaatactgttacacactttttcggaaaagtgtgtaataacgtaaaagtgtgtaattgcaaaaaaatgtgtaacagtgtaaaatacactgttacacactttttcaaaaatcgtgtaatagtgtattttacaatgttacacactttttctaaaaaatgtgtaattacgtaaaagtgtgtgattgcgaaaaagtgtgtaacagtgtattttacactgttacacactttttcgcttaTAAAATGTGTGTAATAGAGTATTTTATACTGTTACACACTAAAAGGGTATTTCAGTCAAAAAtgctattatttccatatttttatttgtatagcTAGAATTTCCTATaactaaaaggttttggctagaGTAGGGTGCTGCCTCTAATGATTTATTTTACGTGGCCACCCGCCTTCATCTAAAAGGTTTTTGTTTAAGGATTGAATCATCATTAATTAATCTTAGCATGAATGAAGTTGGAACTTAAGAATGAAATCATATATCTAATAATCGTATGTTTATTGAATCGAAGAAtgaattgataaattaatttatattattgtatAGAACGaatatataaatgtttttataGGACCAAATTTCCTTCAAACAACCGATATATTATCAACATGACATAAAAGACAACTGAAATAATGATTTAACAAATTAATGAAGCCTTTTAGTATAGGAAAATATAAATACTCctcccgaaaaaaaaaaaaaaaaaaaactcttttgttatttcgggacgtccacaaaaTTAGTCTCTTTtagtgtaataataataataaaatatattattattattatatatgtgGGTCCGATTTAAtttacaatacaattaattatttttatttaaaaccgTATTGCATGTCttctaataatattttttcttgacAGAGGAAgtatcttatttaattatacTTGCTTCAAAAAGTGTCTCATTCCAACAATATCATTCACTTTCTTAATGATATGAGAATTGTGGGGAgggtttagagttgtaattttGGGGAAAGTGTTTCAATTAGTAAAACTATGTATTGTTTGTTTTAgaaccaataattaaatatataacttaaatAACATATCAGATCatgtttaaattataaaaaaagcTTATTGTGAATGTCATTTATAatgtttattttaaaataagacaagcgtgtatatatatagtctCTGCGTTCCTTAttcggtatatatatatatatattttgtataacaAAAATCATCCCATATTTGTTAGTAATCTTAATAATTGTGAAAAATAGACAACTAAATGgcaatgaataaaaatgaaaagtagCACAAGGCCTTGAGAgtttgatatttaatttgatagtctaattaattaaatgacaAATGACAGCTCCCAACTAGTatcatttatttcttttgttgtgGGTATGTCGTGTGAGATATGCAATACATCATGGCCCAAATTCTGTTTCAAGTGGATCTGATTAGGCAGAATTTTCTTAGTTGATTTACGACTACACATTTTTGCAAAATCTAATTTATGACTACACATTTCTGCAAGATCTAACTTATAGTCACATCAATGAACCGCCATATCTCAATCTCAACCAAATAATTATGCatcagattttttttgtttaatcaaTTTTGCCATAACTCTGAAAATgtcaaaataataatatgaataaaCACATATGACGATAATGTGACATCATCTGCAAAgtaaattggggggggggggggacgaATTAATCATGAAAAAGATTTTTCCTAATTTAAGTTACTAATTACAGGAGTGGTTGTACCAAACCAAATTATGTGAAAGAAAAATTAATGTTCCATCTAAAAGTTGAAAATACcctaaaatcaaaataattttcACCTTCAACAATAATCCATTATCTGCCTGTGCACAATtgtataaatttaatatagtgaAGCTCGATCTCCACGTTTTAACTTTTAAGCACATTGCAGCAGTATTAAAGCGTGAAATCCACCTCTAATCTCACTCAACCACACCcttgaaaataaacaataagcaTTAACTAGTGCTGAAGATATATACACTTGAGATCAtctattcaaaataaaaatcgtTTTAATGTTTttcattagtgccataagtgtcaacgaaaatccaaaataaaaccaagtaaaatcttggcacttatgatactaatatagaaacaacaacaatataatgaataaatcaggatgtgaagaagatgaagcacatgaaacaaacaaacaaaaaaccctagatgaataatctaaactctaaatggaacatctaaaccctgcggggaagtgtttaaaatggtccccttttggcacttatgtattaatagtgccataagtgtcatacgtgcagcacaactacagaaacaacatcaatagaatgaagaaatcatgatgtgaagaagatgaagcacatatgaatcaaacaaacaaaatcTCGTATCAAAACTCGCCGGATCACTGCAAATTCGTCAAAAgcgacgagagagagagagagagagagacgagaataGCCTCTCTTCGTCGACaggggcgagagagagagagaggaagatagGAGAATCACGCGTAAAGTGGCTACGAAATTGGAATCAGTGTGAGAAAGGGGGAGAATCAGCTCTTCATTGACggcaacgagagagagagatagggggTTGGATTGGATCCGATGGGTAAAAGGAGATGGCTGGGCTGGATCACACGGGTAAAAAAGGTATAATAGGCATaccgcctaattaatggccatattttattattttaagattaggggccaaaatttaattttggtTCTTCATTATGGCCAGCAGGATAGATTGTTTCTTTAAATATGGACTTTTGATGATACAGTAATAATATAATTTGGACTTTTAagatttcaaaatatatttatctgtCGTTCTCGACTTTATTGAAATAGTGACGGGGACATCCAATGCTAACCTAACCAAACCAAATAAAGCAGGCAACAAGTGAAAGACAAAGAGAAGTTGGCATCAAATAAATGTATACTCTTTCTCATCATAGCTGATCTGGTGTAGGAAGAGTGATATTCTTGAACGATGTGAAGCCACCATCTACAACAAGATTATGCCCACTAACAAACTTTGCATCATCAGATGCAAGAAACACAGCAGCATTTGCAATGTCACCAGGCTCACAAACAGCTCCTTTCAGCACACTGAAATCATGCACCATCTTCACCAGCCTATGAGGATCGACCTCCGGGTAGTACTTCTTTATCTCGTCCATCACAAACGGGGTCGGGATGGCCATCGGGGATATGCAGTTGACACGAATCCCGTGCCTGCACAGCTCCGATGCAACTGATCTCACGATCCCTATCACGCCACTCTTGGACACAGAGTAAGTGTGTTGTGCTAGTCCTCCCATTAGGCCTGTCACACTGGCTGTGCAGAGGATAACCCCTCTTTCCCTCGGGATCATGACACGGGCCCCGTGCTTGATCCCAGACACCACACCCCGGACATTGATCGCCATGACTCTGTCGAAGGAGGCCAAGTCAAGGTCCACTATGCTTGGGGGGGTATGACAGGCAATGCCTGCATTGTTGTACATGATGTCGAGGTGGCCGAACTTGGACACGGTGAAGTCCACAGCGTCTGAAACGTCCGATTCTTTGGTGACGTCGCATGCAACGAAGGCAGCATTCTGACCGAGCTCCAGGGTCGTGTGGTGGCCCTCATCTTTCTGGATGTCGGCTAGCACTACTTTGGCACCATTGTTGATGAATTTGGTTGCTGTTTCTTTGCCTATACCACTTGCTGCCCCTGTAATTAGAGCTACCTTGCCTTCCAGTTTgctgaaaaatcaaatcagccatttgatttttgcagaaatcaaATTAGCCCTTGGGCCATAAATTTACTTATTTACATGAAATTGCTTGCAGCTCAAAATaggaataaatatattaaaatctaAAAATGTGAATGACATTTAGTTCAAAAGCAGTCAGCCCAAGATCGTTTCCGAAAAGATCAATTCTTCGGACTGAAAAATTTGCCCTTTTTTATagtttaaaacaatttaatagGGAAGACATGATTAGGTTTGAAATTTCAAATGACCTCAACTATTAGTTGAAGTTAAGTACCAGCTCTCTCCTAATGTAATGAGTTGTCTTCTTTACTATGTACAACGCTAAAGATTATGACAATAAATTAGTTTAATGAAATAATTGAAGAGAAAACCTGTAAAAAGAATAGAGCAACTTTACCTTGTTGTGTCTTGAGAAAGCCATCTCCGAGTCAGCAAAACTCTTGCACCGGACAACTTTCTGAGCCGCaattttaataagaaaatacCAAATGATCCCAAAAATCAGAATTATTATTGGAGAAAAAACCCAAATGCAAGATTATTCACTGCAAATTAAACTGTCAAATCAACAAGGACGAAAATTAAGAAGCAGCAGCACGAGAATAGAAGGAATTTTaagcatgagagagagagagaaagaaagaaagcgACCTGAATGGAGTTCTCAACATTCTGTGCAAACGAGATGATGAATGAAAACAAGAGAGCAAGTCAGGATTTGGCTCCCAATAAAAAGAAGAGCAAGTCAGAAACGTCAGCGATTTAATGACTCAAATGCATCTTGCAAGTTGCAAATTTAATACACAAAGAAGAATCTTTTATGCGTCTGAAtggtttgatttttttatatttaacttttgaatttttgttttGGGCATTGCGATTCTTTGTTTTACAACTTCAAATTTGGATTATTCTGGTTTTGCAAATTTAATACAGCTAAATTCACCCAGTGGTCCCAGTATACTGTTTCTGCAGTGAAGACTCGTTTATTAGCAGTAGGGCTGTCAAACCTTGtggcccggcccggcccaaaatttcagtGGGCCTCGAAAGatgaagcccagcccggccctatacgggccgccgggcgggtcgggctaaaatggccaaaattgataaattaatatataatttttttttacttccaaaaattgataaattaaattaaatttaaagaataaaagttgAAGACAAATACATTGAAACAAAAAGGGTTTAAAGTAGCAACTGCAAACTATATCTACATACAGaaacgatcacctacccactgtgggcatgcataacgtgcccaccatgatgtggcAATTATAATTAtggtaagataattttaattaaagtaagatttattaattctcttttctaattaaaattatcacatcaatggtgggcacgttatgcttgcccacggtgggtaggtgatcggttctgtatcTACATATCTAAATTATGTAAATTAATAAAAGTGAATGTAAACAGTATGACCCCCTAAAAAAATGCAAACAATATCACAATTGACAACCTTTTCCCCTGTAAACAATATATATTCGGAATTCTAAAAAACAAAAGCATATATATTCGGCAttctcaaaacaaaaaaattcatCACACCATATTCATCACATCAAAATTCATCACaaatccacaaaaaaaaaaaaaaaaaacattagtTTAGTTTCAATTAGATGTTGATTgctaaattagaaataatttaaACGTGattcaattcaaaataaatgatagttatttacttattttattaaaaaagttGCCTAAAGGCCTATTTTACTACCGGGCCTATCTAGCCCAAAAGCTCGGCGGGCTTTTCGGCCCACGGGCCGCATAGATCGGGCCAGATAGgctcagttttttttttttgccttaaaaatcctagcccagcccAGTCAAAACTACGGGCGGGCTGATCGGGCCAGGCCACTTTTGGCTCATTTTGACAACTCTAATTAGCAGTGTTGGAGAGAATTCATTATTTCGTAAAActattcaaattatatataaataatttttaaattattgttaatataattttaaaatataagtaaTGTTGAAATTGTCATTTATCCAAAAACATTAAATCTCGCACACAAGAAAAGTAAGTATATGTGCAGATACAGTATCATAGACTGTACTAAAACAATGGAGACCAGTACGTCAAGAATAGTTACCCAATTCGGTCATAAAACACCTACGGTGCCTCGCTCAAGGTAAACGATCCGCTAAATGAATTTAAGATATACACGAATTTACACAGCAAGACTCAATCTTACTAAAACAAATAAGAAAATCAAAACTTAAGAAAGCTCAAAATCTGCACTATATAATTTCAAGCTAAAAATCTGAACATATAATTTCAAGCTTAAATtcaaacatatattttttttacaattttttaccATTCAATTATAAATCAAGGAACATATAATTTCAAGCCGAAAATCTAGCCCTAGATCAAATCTGAACTCAAGTAATGTAAATTCAAGCAAAATGTAAAATCTAAACGCTAGAAATGTGATAAAATCTGAGCATATAATTTTGAGCCCTAGGTAATTAACGTTTTACCTTAATTTGTGAACTGGAGGCTGGAATCGTGGAGGCGGTGA
The genomic region above belongs to Salvia miltiorrhiza cultivar Shanhuang (shh) chromosome 5, IMPLAD_Smil_shh, whole genome shotgun sequence and contains:
- the LOC130985427 gene encoding short-chain dehydrogenase reductase 3a-like isoform X2; this encodes MIFRFCLSRMLRTPFRKLSGARVLLTRRWLSQDTTSKLEGKVALITGAASGIGKETATKFINNGAKVVLADIQKDEGHHTTLELGQNAAFVACDVTKESDVSDAVDFTVSKFGHLDIMYNNAGIACHTPPSIVDLDLASFDRVMAINVRGVVSGIKHGARVMIPRERGVILCTASVTGLMGGLAQHTYSVSKSGVIGIVRSVASELCRHGIRVNCISPMAIPTPFVMDEIKKYYPEVDPHRLVKMVHDFSVLKGAVCEPGDIANAAVFLASDDAKFVSGHNLVVDGGFTSFKNITLPTPDQL
- the LOC130985427 gene encoding short-chain dehydrogenase reductase 3a-like isoform X1, which produces MFSGWLASADGTELRMLRTPFRKLSGARVLLTRRWLSQDTTSKLEGKVALITGAASGIGKETATKFINNGAKVVLADIQKDEGHHTTLELGQNAAFVACDVTKESDVSDAVDFTVSKFGHLDIMYNNAGIACHTPPSIVDLDLASFDRVMAINVRGVVSGIKHGARVMIPRERGVILCTASVTGLMGGLAQHTYSVSKSGVIGIVRSVASELCRHGIRVNCISPMAIPTPFVMDEIKKYYPEVDPHRLVKMVHDFSVLKGAVCEPGDIANAAVFLASDDAKFVSGHNLVVDGGFTSFKNITLPTPDQL
- the LOC130985427 gene encoding short-chain dehydrogenase reductase 3a-like isoform X3; translated protein: MIFRFCLSRKLSGARVLLTRRWLSQDTTSKLEGKVALITGAASGIGKETATKFINNGAKVVLADIQKDEGHHTTLELGQNAAFVACDVTKESDVSDAVDFTVSKFGHLDIMYNNAGIACHTPPSIVDLDLASFDRVMAINVRGVVSGIKHGARVMIPRERGVILCTASVTGLMGGLAQHTYSVSKSGVIGIVRSVASELCRHGIRVNCISPMAIPTPFVMDEIKKYYPEVDPHRLVKMVHDFSVLKGAVCEPGDIANAAVFLASDDAKFVSGHNLVVDGGFTSFKNITLPTPDQL
- the LOC130985427 gene encoding short-chain dehydrogenase reductase 3a-like isoform X4; this translates as MLRTPFRKLSGARVLLTRRWLSQDTTSKLEGKVALITGAASGIGKETATKFINNGAKVVLADIQKDEGHHTTLELGQNAAFVACDVTKESDVSDAVDFTVSKFGHLDIMYNNAGIACHTPPSIVDLDLASFDRVMAINVRGVVSGIKHGARVMIPRERGVILCTASVTGLMGGLAQHTYSVSKSGVIGIVRSVASELCRHGIRVNCISPMAIPTPFVMDEIKKYYPEVDPHRLVKMVHDFSVLKGAVCEPGDIANAAVFLASDDAKFVSGHNLVVDGGFTSFKNITLPTPDQL